Proteins from a genomic interval of Treponema brennaborense DSM 12168:
- the hisF gene encoding imidazole glycerol phosphate synthase subunit HisF, with protein sequence MLKKRIVVCLDVKDGRTTKGVKFKDNIDIGDPVEMAADYYRQGVDELVFYDIMASARGRGPILDLIARVAAQVFIPFCVGGGIGTLDDIRSTILAGAEKISLNSQAVKNPDLIRQGARVFGNQCIVLGMDAAKDDAMPSGYRVFINGGRVATELDAKAWALRAVELGAGEIVLNSIDADGTKAGYEINLTRMISEAVPVPVIASGGGGAPQHLADVLTEGKADAALIASIVHSGAYTVQSIKSALSRAGIPVR encoded by the coding sequence ATGCTGAAAAAACGGATCGTCGTCTGCCTCGACGTAAAAGACGGGCGGACGACAAAAGGCGTTAAATTTAAAGACAATATCGACATCGGTGATCCGGTGGAAATGGCGGCGGACTACTATCGTCAAGGCGTTGACGAATTGGTTTTTTACGATATCATGGCGTCCGCACGCGGCCGAGGTCCGATTCTGGATCTCATCGCACGAGTCGCCGCCCAGGTGTTCATTCCGTTCTGCGTCGGCGGCGGAATCGGCACGCTCGACGATATACGCTCGACGATTCTGGCCGGGGCCGAAAAAATCAGCCTGAACTCTCAGGCTGTCAAAAATCCCGACCTGATACGGCAAGGCGCGCGCGTGTTCGGCAATCAGTGCATCGTTTTGGGAATGGACGCAGCGAAAGACGACGCGATGCCGTCCGGCTACCGTGTTTTCATAAACGGCGGACGGGTCGCAACGGAACTCGACGCCAAAGCGTGGGCGTTGCGTGCGGTTGAACTCGGTGCGGGAGAAATCGTACTCAATTCGATAGACGCGGACGGCACGAAAGCCGGATATGAAATCAATCTGACGCGCATGATAAGCGAAGCCGTTCCGGTTCCGGTCATTGCGTCCGGCGGAGGCGGCGCGCCGCAGCATTTGGCGGACGTACTGACGGAAGGCAAAGCGGACGCGGCGCTCATCGCGTCGATAGTACACTCGGGCGCATACACCGTTCAAAGCATAAAATCGGCGCTCAGCCGAGCGGGAATTCCCGTTCGCTAA
- a CDS encoding glycosyltransferase, with the protein MATYNGVRFIKEQLNSILAQLSADDELIISDDGSTDGTLEIIGSYKDDRIKLFHHKQNPSFSEIKYCRNFYYTTSNFENALIHANGDYIFLSDQDDIWLPQKKDRMVSALRTADLVMSNFNIIDDDGNILKKAFYQTNPISNFTLLNIIKSKFIGCCMAFNKEVLRASLPFPEKLLAHDYWIGLVSSQDYSFLFISEPLLNYRRFDSNVSSSTGKSKNNFLFRIRFRLVILIQLTFRIFRRRRFQK; encoded by the coding sequence ATGGCGACCTACAACGGTGTGCGATTTATAAAAGAACAGCTGAATTCGATCCTGGCTCAACTTAGCGCAGATGACGAGCTGATTATCAGCGATGACGGGAGCACGGACGGAACGCTTGAGATAATCGGGTCGTATAAAGACGACAGAATAAAACTTTTTCACCATAAACAAAATCCCTCATTTTCCGAAATCAAATACTGCAGGAATTTCTACTATACAACGTCAAATTTTGAGAATGCCCTGATTCATGCAAACGGCGATTATATTTTTTTATCCGATCAGGACGATATATGGCTTCCGCAGAAAAAAGACAGAATGGTTTCCGCATTGAGAACAGCGGATTTGGTAATGTCGAACTTCAATATCATTGACGATGATGGAAACATACTGAAAAAAGCTTTTTATCAGACGAATCCTATCAGTAATTTTACGCTGTTGAATATTATAAAGTCAAAATTTATCGGATGCTGTATGGCTTTCAATAAAGAGGTTCTCCGTGCTTCTCTGCCGTTTCCCGAAAAACTTTTAGCACATGATTATTGGATCGGGCTTGTCAGTTCCCAAGATTATTCTTTTTTATTTATATCGGAGCCGCTACTTAATTACAGACGCTTTGATTCCAATGTTTCGTCTTCAACGGGGAAATCAAAAAATAACTTCTTATTCAGAATCCGTTTCAGACTCGTCATCTTGATTCAACTGACATTCCGGATTTTTAGAAGACGGAGATTTCAGAAATGA
- a CDS encoding glycosyltransferase family 32 protein, which produces MIPKIIHLCWLSGDEYPENIKKCINSVYEKLPNYEIKIWTKENFDVGSVSWVKQAFDSKKYAFAADYIRFWSLYNYGGIYLDSDVEVVKNFDFFLNVKSFIGFEYLNIPEAAVVGAEEGTDWVKTCLDWYDGKSFFAENGEMKKDVVPRLVKRVLEKKYNQKIVDTGKIREFEGLTIYPYFYFSPKNYFTGKIKVEDKTVCIHHFASAWGPNKKRKWTLVLHNSCIHLMGKRLHDKLFRLIRPLPKTFNGEEI; this is translated from the coding sequence GTGATTCCTAAAATAATACATTTATGTTGGCTGAGCGGAGACGAATATCCGGAAAATATAAAGAAATGTATTAATTCAGTGTATGAAAAACTTCCGAACTATGAAATAAAAATATGGACTAAAGAGAATTTTGACGTAGGTTCTGTTTCATGGGTTAAACAGGCTTTTGATTCAAAGAAATATGCGTTTGCTGCCGATTATATACGCTTTTGGTCTTTATATAATTACGGCGGCATTTATCTCGATTCGGATGTTGAAGTAGTGAAAAATTTTGACTTTTTTTTGAATGTAAAAAGTTTCATCGGTTTTGAATACCTGAATATTCCTGAAGCCGCCGTTGTGGGGGCTGAAGAGGGTACTGACTGGGTAAAGACGTGCCTTGACTGGTATGACGGAAAATCTTTCTTTGCTGAGAATGGTGAAATGAAAAAAGACGTTGTACCCCGACTTGTAAAACGTGTTCTTGAAAAAAAATATAATCAAAAAATCGTCGATACAGGGAAGATACGAGAGTTTGAAGGATTGACGATTTATCCATATTTTTATTTTTCTCCCAAAAATTATTTTACGGGAAAAATTAAGGTAGAAGATAAAACGGTATGTATTCATCATTTTGCAAGTGCATGGGGACCGAACAAAAAACGAAAGTGGACACTCGTTTTACATAATAGTTGTATTCACTTGATGGGGAAACGTCTCCATGACAAACTTTTCAGACTCATCCGTCCTCTACCGAAAACTTTCAACGGAGAAGAAATATGA
- a CDS encoding EpsG family protein, whose amino-acid sequence MLYTLPYCFAFCFILFCEFIPNECGTVSKKWLPSISIIFFLLIFLGFRGFIVTDWVSYYPYYDEVPTLFDNNVSDFINNYPWEKGFLLYSVILKSFCQNYFFFQFVSFFIDLLIIHKVLKCYVQRKYLPLAYAVFFVFQGFVIEVNLLRNSKAIMLFLLSVPYLLNKKFCKYVVLNCIGGLFHVSGFIYIPLYFLLNRTFNRKLILILFLIGNIFFFAKIKLISILLVSIAPFLSGSRFGSLITAYGLLADEFTSYSIGVGFIERMLSFFVVFHFQNKLLKDNKNLSVFVNLLYLFLFSYLYLAEVGILIQRITILFVAGYWVILPNIYRLLHKDKKNIFLVILFLYGILKMMVQCDEPNYSYTNILYEEPNYSQRLQLIKISEKNK is encoded by the coding sequence ATGTTATATACATTACCCTATTGTTTTGCATTTTGTTTTATACTTTTTTGTGAATTTATTCCGAACGAGTGCGGAACTGTATCAAAAAAGTGGCTCCCTTCTATAAGTATTATTTTCTTTCTGCTGATTTTTTTAGGTTTCAGAGGTTTTATAGTAACTGATTGGGTCAGTTATTATCCGTATTATGATGAAGTTCCGACTCTGTTTGATAATAATGTTTCGGATTTTATTAACAATTATCCTTGGGAAAAGGGATTTTTATTATATTCCGTTATTTTAAAATCTTTTTGCCAAAACTATTTCTTTTTTCAGTTTGTATCTTTTTTTATAGATCTGCTGATAATCCATAAAGTATTAAAATGCTATGTGCAAAGAAAATATCTTCCTTTGGCTTATGCGGTATTTTTTGTTTTTCAGGGATTTGTCATTGAGGTAAATCTTCTCAGAAATTCAAAGGCAATAATGCTATTTCTACTTTCTGTCCCATATTTACTGAATAAAAAATTTTGTAAGTATGTGGTTTTGAATTGTATCGGCGGATTATTTCATGTAAGCGGTTTTATTTATATTCCGTTATATTTTCTGCTGAATCGTACTTTTAATCGAAAACTAATTTTAATTTTATTTCTGATAGGAAATATATTCTTTTTTGCAAAAATAAAACTTATTTCGATACTTCTTGTTTCTATAGCTCCGTTTCTTAGCGGATCAAGATTTGGTTCTCTTATAACGGCTTATGGTTTATTGGCAGATGAATTCACTTCATATTCAATAGGTGTTGGGTTTATAGAACGTATGTTGAGCTTTTTTGTTGTGTTTCACTTTCAGAATAAATTGCTTAAAGATAATAAAAATCTTTCCGTATTTGTTAATTTGCTTTATTTGTTTTTATTTTCATACTTGTATTTGGCAGAAGTTGGAATACTAATACAGCGGATAACAATACTTTTTGTTGCCGGATATTGGGTGATATTACCGAATATTTATCGACTTTTGCATAAAGATAAGAAAAATATATTTTTGGTAATTCTCTTTTTATACGGAATATTAAAAATGATGGTGCAATGTGATGAACCTAATTATTCATATACAAATATTCTTTATGAAGAACCGAATTATTCTCAGCGTTTACAACTTATAAAGATATCGGAGAAAAACAAGTGA
- the hisH gene encoding imidazole glycerol phosphate synthase subunit HisH produces the protein MIGIIDYNAGNIRSVEHALAALNCEYVISKNPAELERADKLIFPGVGDARYAMEQLKQTGFDSFLKDKTAAGIPILGICLGSQIIFDYSEEGDTECLGLVPGRIRHFSSINKRFPFKVPHMGWNDIYYTETEKSAPCRLFTEVPEHTAFYFVHSYVIQPEDTRIVTAAADYGISVPAAIRSGNVYALQFHPEKSGEPGLRILKNFAERIPPAGGC, from the coding sequence ATGATAGGAATCATCGATTACAACGCAGGTAATATCCGAAGCGTGGAGCACGCGCTTGCCGCACTGAACTGCGAATACGTTATTTCAAAAAATCCGGCGGAACTCGAACGGGCCGATAAATTGATTTTTCCCGGCGTGGGCGACGCACGGTACGCAATGGAACAGCTGAAACAGACCGGATTCGATTCGTTTCTGAAAGACAAGACGGCGGCAGGGATTCCGATTTTGGGTATCTGTCTGGGATCGCAAATCATTTTCGACTATTCGGAAGAAGGCGACACCGAATGCCTCGGACTCGTACCGGGACGTATCCGCCATTTTTCTTCTATAAATAAACGATTTCCGTTCAAAGTTCCGCACATGGGCTGGAACGACATATATTATACGGAAACGGAAAAGAGCGCTCCCTGCCGATTATTTACCGAAGTACCCGAACACACGGCGTTTTACTTCGTACACTCGTACGTCATTCAGCCTGAAGACACACGGATCGTTACGGCTGCCGCCGATTACGGAATTTCCGTACCTGCGGCAATCCGATCGGGCAACGTGTACGCGCTCCAATTTCATCCGGAAAAATCTGGAGAACCGGGATTGCGGATTTTAAAAAATTTTGCGGAACGAATTCCGCCGGCGGGAGGCTGCTGA
- a CDS encoding acyltransferase: protein MDTDFYKIYSANKEINQNTPIIIGENTWIGCRVSILKGCRIPAGSVIAAGSVVNKNFEQKNCIYGGVPAKILKENISWDM from the coding sequence ATGGATACGGATTTTTATAAAATTTATTCTGCAAATAAAGAAATAAATCAAAACACTCCTATCATTATTGGTGAAAATACATGGATTGGCTGTAGAGTAAGTATTCTTAAAGGATGCCGAATTCCAGCAGGTTCTGTTATTGCTGCAGGAAGTGTCGTAAATAAAAACTTTGAACAGAAGAACTGCATTTACGGCGGAGTTCCAGCGAAGATTCTTAAAGAAAATATAAGTTGGGATATGTAA
- a CDS encoding Rpn family recombination-promoting nuclease/putative transposase: MNADFPRWEDVTITNDFFFAYSMLHDTELCRLLLRTLLKLDAKEITYVNTQETLAAAPGSKSVRLDVLLETTGEIVNVEMQTTSEPNLFKRIRYYQSSIDIGTAQRGVDYDDLKKLYVLFICTKDPFGEGLPRYTLRTVCDEHTALDVRDERFAVVYNASAYENELDSETAAMLHYIAEGGTDTETAKSFAERVFKLKTDGAAKGAFMKYEIEIKRIRKEGFAEGESLGFAAGESSGIAKGETRGMEKGRISGIAEGKSEEKYATAGNLLSMGVLTPEQIAAATELPLETVQELACRER; this comes from the coding sequence ATGAACGCAGATTTTCCCCGCTGGGAAGACGTTACCATCACGAACGACTTCTTCTTCGCCTATTCGATGCTTCACGACACCGAACTGTGCCGTCTCCTTCTGCGCACCCTGCTCAAGCTGGACGCAAAAGAAATCACCTACGTCAACACGCAGGAAACCCTCGCCGCCGCCCCCGGCTCCAAAAGCGTCCGCCTCGACGTGCTGCTCGAAACCACCGGTGAAATCGTCAACGTCGAGATGCAGACGACCTCCGAGCCGAACCTGTTCAAGCGGATCCGCTATTATCAAAGCTCCATCGACATCGGCACCGCACAGCGCGGCGTTGATTACGACGACCTGAAAAAGCTGTACGTCCTGTTCATCTGCACGAAGGATCCGTTCGGCGAAGGGCTGCCGCGCTACACGCTCAGAACCGTCTGCGACGAGCACACTGCGCTCGACGTTCGGGACGAACGATTTGCCGTCGTCTATAATGCCTCAGCGTATGAAAACGAGCTTGATTCGGAAACGGCGGCCATGTTACACTATATAGCGGAAGGCGGAACGGACACGGAGACGGCGAAGAGCTTTGCCGAACGGGTGTTCAAGCTGAAAACCGACGGTGCCGCCAAGGGGGCGTTCATGAAGTACGAGATAGAAATCAAACGCATCCGTAAGGAAGGCTTTGCCGAGGGCGAATCCCTCGGTTTTGCAGCGGGCGAATCGAGCGGTATTGCTAAGGGCGAAACACGGGGCATGGAAAAAGGCAGAATCAGCGGTATCGCGGAAGGTAAATCCGAAGAAAAATACGCTACGGCCGGCAACCTTTTGTCTATGGGAGTGCTTACGCCGGAGCAGATTGCCGCCGCAACGGAATTACCGTTGGAAACCGTGCAGGAACTTGCTTGCCGGGAAAGGTAG
- a CDS encoding glycosyltransferase translates to MSGQNECKHKVLFLSNTANFSKFNLPYMRWFREQGWQVDYVSSGEESVADCDNQYTIAIARSPFSPANLKAYRQLKKLLAENRYDILHCHTPMGGVIGRLAAKKLWKEHKIKVIYTAHGFHFYKGAPLINWLLYYPMEKYLARCTDVIVTINEEDYEKAKESF, encoded by the coding sequence ATGTCCGGGCAAAACGAATGTAAACACAAAGTTCTGTTCCTATCCAACACCGCAAACTTTTCCAAGTTCAACTTGCCGTATATGCGCTGGTTCCGCGAGCAGGGCTGGCAGGTTGACTATGTTTCTTCCGGTGAGGAGTCGGTCGCCGATTGTGACAATCAGTATACAATCGCAATCGCGCGTTCGCCCTTCTCGCCTGCGAACTTAAAGGCGTACCGCCAGCTGAAAAAGCTCCTTGCCGAGAACCGGTATGACATCCTGCACTGCCACACGCCGATGGGCGGCGTCATCGGCCGGCTTGCGGCAAAAAAGTTATGGAAAGAACACAAAATCAAGGTGATTTACACTGCGCACGGCTTCCACTTTTATAAGGGCGCGCCGCTTATAAACTGGCTTTTGTATTACCCGATGGAAAAATACCTTGCGCGCTGCACGGACGTAATTGTAACCATAAACGAGGAAGATTATGAAAAAGCAAAAGAGTCATTCTGA
- a CDS encoding glycosyltransferase family 4 protein produces the protein MKKQKSHSENGGNTGNIASTVNTTARAKIYKIDGVGVNLERFRPVRSPEEKTTLRKELGFSPEDFILIYTAEFIPRKNHRLLFDILPELKLKIPELKTVLCGKGELLEQYRQLASEHGMDYVTFTGYTKRVADYCRASDVLVMPSHQEGLPLSMIESIATGLPVVASKIRGHVDVVEDCVNGFLFEPSDCSGFVKAVYTLYKNPVLRTEMGLRNVERAKLFSVDTAVSRMANLYRKIMQNAL, from the coding sequence ATGAAAAAGCAAAAGAGTCATTCTGAAAACGGTGGAAATACCGGGAATATAGCAAGTACCGTGAATACCACGGCAAGGGCGAAGATCTACAAAATTGACGGAGTCGGCGTGAACCTTGAACGCTTCCGCCCGGTGCGGTCGCCGGAAGAAAAAACTACGCTGCGCAAGGAACTTGGCTTTTCTCCTGAAGATTTTATCTTAATTTATACGGCGGAGTTTATTCCGCGCAAGAATCACCGGCTGCTTTTTGATATTCTTCCGGAATTAAAGTTAAAAATCCCGGAGCTTAAAACCGTTCTGTGCGGCAAGGGTGAACTTTTAGAGCAGTACCGGCAGCTTGCTTCTGAACACGGAATGGATTACGTAACGTTTACCGGCTACACGAAGCGCGTGGCGGATTATTGCCGGGCAAGCGATGTGCTTGTTATGCCGAGCCATCAGGAAGGGCTGCCGCTTTCTATGATTGAATCCATTGCAACCGGGCTTCCGGTCGTTGCTTCAAAAATCCGCGGACACGTGGACGTTGTAGAAGACTGCGTGAACGGCTTTTTGTTTGAGCCTAGTGATTGCAGCGGCTTTGTGAAAGCTGTGTACACATTGTACAAAAATCCAGTTCTGCGCACAGAAATGGGGCTGCGTAACGTAGAACGGGCGAAATTATTTTCCGTGGATACGGCTGTGTCCCGTATGGCGAATCTATACCGTAAAATAATGCAGAATGCTCTCTGA
- the queD gene encoding 6-carboxytetrahydropterin synthase QueD, translating to MYEVRIEADFAAAHFLKEYHGKCERLHGHNYKVFAHVRGSRLDEGGMLLDFSELKRVVRSVCAELDHTNLNDMQCDGVDVFDQNPSAEHIAQWIFRRIQSQLAGNAGMQSGTALYAVDVFETDTSRARYCEP from the coding sequence ATGTACGAAGTCAGAATAGAAGCGGATTTTGCCGCGGCTCATTTTTTAAAAGAGTATCACGGCAAATGCGAGCGTTTGCACGGGCATAACTATAAAGTGTTCGCACACGTACGCGGCAGCCGACTCGACGAAGGCGGAATGCTGCTCGATTTTTCCGAATTGAAACGCGTCGTGCGCTCCGTCTGTGCGGAGTTGGATCATACGAATCTGAACGATATGCAGTGTGACGGCGTCGATGTGTTCGATCAGAATCCGAGCGCGGAACACATTGCGCAGTGGATATTCCGCCGGATTCAGTCTCAGCTTGCCGGAAACGCCGGCATGCAAAGCGGCACCGCGCTGTACGCTGTCGACGTGTTTGAAACGGATACCAGCCGCGCGCGGTATTGCGAACCGTGA